The stretch of DNA CAATATCCGCCGGTAAGCACATCTATTGTGAAAAACCGACAGCTACTACCACTGCCGATGCTTATAGCCTCTATGAACAGGCAGCAAAAGCCGGACTCAAAAACGGAGTCGTTCAGGACAAACTCTGGTTACCCGGTATTCAGAAGCTGAAACGTTTGATAGACGCTGACTTTTTCGGAGAAATTATTGCTGTCCGAGGCGAGTTCGGATATTGGGTGTTCCGTGGGGATGCGATTCCGACCCAACGTCCCTCGTGGAACTATCGAGCCGAAGACGGCGGCGGCATTATTCTTGATATGTTTAGCCACTGGCGATACGTCATTGACAACCTTTTCGGTGCTATTAAAGGCGTTTCTTGTATTGCTGCCACACATCTCCCGCAACGGTGGGATGAAGACGGCAAACCTTATGCCTCTACGGCTGAAGACGCTGCCTATGCGACTTTTGAATTAGAGAACGGTATCATCGCACATTTCAACTCATCGTGGGCAGTCAGAGTCCGTCGCGACGATCTGTTGACGATACACGTGGACGGTTTGAACGGATCTGCTGTTGTTGGCTTGAGGGATTGTTGGATTCAGCCCCTCTCTGGCACCCCACGTCCTGTTTGGAATCCTGACATCGAACAACCGATCAAATTCTTTGACGGTTGGCTCAAAGTCCCAGAGCAGGAGGAGTATGAGAACGCATTTAGAGCACAATGGGAGTTGTTCCTCCGACACGTCGTTGCTGATGAACCTTTCCCGTGGACGCTTCTTGCTGGAGCAAAGGGTGTGCAATTAGCAGAAAAAGGCATGGAATCATGGCAGGCTCGGAAGTGGGTGGAGCTGCCGGAACTTTTGACAGTATAAAATTGGAGAGACGCATTGAGAATGAATCTACGCTTTTGTGAATCCGAAATTGGCTACTGGGCGAACCGTTACACGGAACGTCAGAGATCAGAAAACCACACAAGAGAACAGCAGCTGGTTGGACTCAAAAGCACAATTCAGGCACGCGGAGGCTATCTTGTGAAAGAAGAATTGCACAAAGTGGCACGTTGGAAATCGCCCAGACGTGCAGTCCTTACTTTAGAGAATACCGA from Candidatus Poribacteria bacterium encodes:
- a CDS encoding Gfo/Idh/MocA family oxidoreductase, producing MTHQTEKTHRVGIIMNGVTGRMGTNQHLIRSILAIAEDGGIPIGDGEVIMPDPFLVGRNPAKLEKLSETTGVEKWSTDLDAALADDAYSVYFDAQVTSRRVDAVQAAISAGKHIYCEKPTATTTADAYSLYEQAAKAGLKNGVVQDKLWLPGIQKLKRLIDADFFGEIIAVRGEFGYWVFRGDAIPTQRPSWNYRAEDGGGIILDMFSHWRYVIDNLFGAIKGVSCIAATHLPQRWDEDGKPYASTAEDAAYATFELENGIIAHFNSSWAVRVRRDDLLTIHVDGLNGSAVVGLRDCWIQPLSGTPRPVWNPDIEQPIKFFDGWLKVPEQEEYENAFRAQWELFLRHVVADEPFPWTLLAGAKGVQLAEKGMESWQARKWVELPELLTV